The Pseudomonas sp. FP2309 genomic sequence GATCAGCGTGAATGCGGCGAGGAACGCCCGCTGCATTTGACAAAGGAAACACGGGCGTAACGACGCACCGAACTCAAGGTAAAAGGACGCGCCCAACGTCAGCGCACCCGCCATGAATGCAAGGAAAAACAAGGAGCGTGAAGGGGCCAAAGACATGCTTTATCCGCACCGCAGGAGATGGGTCGTTACGGTAGAGGAAACGCCTGACCCGTTTCAATACGTGATGGAGCAGGCAATTCCGTGAAAGCGTAGGGAAATCCCGCCACTAGATAGAAGATTCCTGGAAACAGAGCGTAGGAATTTGCCGCGACATGCCTCAAACGCCCTATCCACGGTGCATTCGAGGGCCGGCTCTCAGATGAATCTGAGCCAACCCTCGACCCTTTCCTACATCAAACGCGGGCAGGAACTGGCAGCGGAGATGCCAGCAAGCGGTTATCCAATAGCCCCAGGCCTTCCTGGAACAACTGATTGCTGCGCTCGGTATCACCCAACTGCGCAAGCAACCGCGCCAGCTCGGCACAGGCCTCTGGATTGCGCTGAACCTGAAGGCTGCTTTCCAAATAGTCCCGCGCTTTACCCCACAGGCTGTTTTGCAGACACAAACGGCCCAACGTCAGTAACAGACTGGCATCGCCGGGATGGTCCTTGAGCCAACCTTCGGCAAATTTCAACTGCCGCGCCGGATCACCGCCACGCAAGAGACCGTAAAGCCGGATCAGATGACTGTCATAACCGCGCTTGAGCGCGCCGCGCAGCACCTCCTCCGCCTTCGCATCGGCACACAGTTGGCGCAGCTGCTCGGCATAGGCCAGGACTAACTGCGGCTCCTGGCGCTGAGCGGATGTGAGTTGCTGCCAGGCGCGCTCCAGGGACTGCAAACCGGCTTCTCCCTGCTCTTCGCGCTGAGCCGCCAACGTCAGGTTTTCACCCCAGGCGCGCCGCTCAAGCTCCGCCAGTTCGCCGGCAGGCAGCACTTTATCTTTGCGCAACTCGGGCAGCAGGCGGATCACCGCAGACCAATCGCCCCGCTGCTGATGCAGGCGTTGCAACTGACGCAATAGTTGGGCGTTATGGGGATGACGCTCGTGCATTGCCTGCAGGGTGGTCAGCGCGCCGTCCGTGTCGCCACGGTCCAGTTGCAGCTGCGCATGGCTCAAAGCGACCGCCAGTTCGGCCTGGGGCTGACGCTCCAGGGCACGCTCCAGCAAACCGTCCGACTCTTCATAGCGCCCCTGCTCATTTGCCGCCCGGGCCGCGCCGAGGTAATACAGCAAGGGTTGGCGCTCAGCCTCTGCGGCGCGGTGCAGGTGACGTTCGGCACTGGCCCAGCGACCTTCGGCCAGGTCCATCTGGCCCTGTTCGATGGCGATCTGCACGCGGCGGCTGCGGTTGCGCCGCGACCACGGATTGATCACGCCACCGGACGTAGTGACCAGGCTTAGCAATACACGAATCAGGTAGATCGCCAGGCCGATGGCACACACCGCCACCAAGGTCGCCCACAGGCTCGATTCGTAATGCAGTACGTGAGGATAGGTAATCAGCACGTAGCCGGTGTGTTTCGAAATGCCGACTGCCAGCGCCAGGGCGATTGCAATGGTCAGGACCAGGATCACGTAGAAACGCTTCATCGGCTCTACTCCTGCTTCGCCGACGTAGCGGCAGGCTTGGCCGCCGCCTTGGCTTCGTCGGCAGACAAATGGCGACGTTCAAGATAGGCCTGCACCGCCGCCAGGCTCGCGGCCAAGTCCGGCGTGACGACCGAGACAGCCTTGGGCTCAAGTTCGGCGACGCGCGCCAGCATCGCCTTGCTCTGTGGGTTGTCCTGGTTGAAGTTGTCCTGCAACACGCTGCGCGCCTCGCCCAGGGAGCGGCTGTACACCGCCGACTCACCATTGAGCGCCGCCCATTGCGCCTGCTCCAGGGCCAGGCTCAGGGCCAGGCGCACCTGGTTCAAACCTTGGCCTGCCAGCAATGGGCGGATATTGTCATCCGGGTTGAAGTCGATGCGAAAGTAACGCGAAATCTGTTGCCACCACTGGCTCCAGCGATTGTCCGTGTCGGCACTCGAGAGCTCCTGAGAGGCAGGTTCAGTCATCTGATATTCAGGGGCAATGGCCGCCAACTGCACCACTTGGTCACGCAGGGCCGCCAATTGCAGATACAGCCCGGTGCGGTCCGGCTGCTCGGTGCTGCGCAGCGCGGCCAGGCTCTTGGCCAATTGCTCACGGGCAGCATAGGAGCCTGGGTCGCTCTGCTCGCGCAGAATCTCATCGGCGCCCTGGACCAACGCCTGGGCGCTGTTGATATCTTGCAAGGCGGACAAGCGCAAGCTCGCCAGACGGATAAGGTGCTCGGCCTCGGCCAGACGCCAATCCTGCCGACTGGCACCCAGCACGGTTTCCAAACGTTGGCTCAAGCGCTGCTGATCGCCCTGCAATTGGGCCACCAGGCGACGGCGTTCTTCCAGCTCGTCCGCAGCCGGCAACTGGGCCAGGCGCGCGGCCAGCTGCTGCTGACTTTGCTTGAGGGACTGGGCTTGATCGTCCAGCGTCTGCACCTGTCCCAGCTGTTGCTGGCTGCTGGCCTGCAAGGCGCGGACCTGCCAGACCCCCCAACCGCCGACGGCAACGCCGGCAGCACCTAGTAACAGGGCGACAATTGCGAGGCCGTTGCCACGGCGCGGCGCGGGGACCGTTGACTCAACCGGCGCATCAAGTGCGGGTTGGGCTTCATCTTTAGGCAAGGCTGTTTCGCTCACGTATCCGTCCTTTGCGTATCAGAGAGTGGGGGCAGCCCGCCTCAGAGGGCAGTACCACGCAACGCCACTAACAAAGCCGCGGCGCTCGCACCGCGACAATCCACCACTTTTTCTGCGCCGGCCGCCCGCGCCATTTCGGCAACTCGCGGGCTGGGCACGAACAACGGCAGCTGTGCCACCCTCGGCCAATCAGTGCCTGCCAGGGTTTGCAGGTGCAAAAAACCCTGCCCACTGCTGACCACCAACCCGTTCAAGCGTTCCAACTGGATGCGCTGCACCAATACACCAGCGTCGTAGGTCGGGAGGAACCGGCGATACAACTCCAAGTAGTCGACACTAGCACCTCTCTCGCGCAAACGCTCCGCCAGCAGCTCGCGTCCACCCTCGCCCCGCAGGATCAGCACATGGGCGTCGGGGCATGCGATAGCCTCGCGCAACGCAGGCAGTTCAAGCAAGGCCTCGCTGTCGTCTCCGGTTTGCGGGTAATGAACGTGGATTGCGTGATCGGTCAGCACTTGAGCGGTTGCGGCGCCCACGCTGAACCACGGCAACGTTGGCCACCGCTGGGTCAACTGTTTCAGGGCCAGGCGCGCGGCCGGCTTGCTGACCACGATGACCGCGCAGTAGCGGCCAAGGTCTTGGAAGACCGCCTGCTGCTCAGGGGTGACGGGTAGAGGTTCGATATCCAGCAAGGGCAAGCTGCTGCTGAAGATTCCGGCATCGGACAGCGACGCCGCCAGGGCCATCGACTCCTCGGCAGGCCGCGTCAGCAGCACTCGCCAGTCGGTCATTGCGGGCCGGCCTCGCCGTAGACTTTTTGCAGAATCGCCCCAGCGCCCTTATCCAGCAGCGCTTCTGCCACCTGGACCCCCAGCGCTGCGGCATCCCGCTGCGGGCCACGCGCGTGGGCAGTCAGCAGAGTGCCGCCATCGGGGTCACCCACCAGGCCACGAAGCCATAGGTTTTCACCTTCGAGCACGGCATAGCACGCGATAGGCACTTGGCAGCCACCATTGAGGTGTTTGTTCAGGGCGCGCTCGGCGGTGACGCGCACTTCGGTGTCGTGGTGATCAAGCGGCTTGAGCAATGCATGGATTTCGCTGTCGGCGGTACGGCATTCGATCCCCACGGCGCCCTGCCCACCTGCGGGCAAACTGTCTTCAACGCTGATGGCGGAGGTGATGCGGTCTTCGAAGCCCAGGCGGATCAAACCGGCTGCCGCGAGGATGATCGCGTCGTACTCACCTGCATCGAGCTTGGCCAGCCGCGTGTTGACGTTGCCGCGCAGAAAGCGGATCTGCAGGTCCGGACGGCGGGTCAGCAATTGGGCTTGGCGACGCAGGCTGGAGGTGCCGACGATGCTGCCCAGCGGCAGTTCATCCAGGGATTTGTAAGTATTGGAGACAAAAGCATCACGCGGATCTTCACGCTCGCAGATGCAAAACAGGCCCAGGCCTTCGGGGAAGTCCATCGGCACGTCTTTCATGGAATGCACGGCGATGTCGGCTTCGTTTTCCAGCAGTGCGGTTTCCAGTTCCTTGACGAACAGGCCCTTGCCACCGATCTTCGAGAGCGGCGAGTCGAGCAGCTTGTCGCCGCGACTGACCATGGGCACCAGGGACACCTTGAGGCCAGGATGGGCCTGCTCCAAGCGTGCTTTGACGTATTCGGCCTGCCATAAGGCCAGCGCACTTTTACGGGTGGCGATGCGAATTTCGCGAGAGGACATGGATCAATCCGTACTGAATAGATACGGGAGATAATAACAGCTCAGGCAAATACGCCTTGATTTGAATCAGCAAGTGCGGGGCCTCCCTGGCCGCGACGCACCGAGATAGGGAATGCAGGCATTGCCACAGCCCTGAAGCTAAAGCTGCTGCATCATTTTGCGGACGCCGGCGACGTGCCGCCGGCTGACAATCAAGGCGTCGCCATTGAGCCCCTTGAGAAACAGCTGAAAGTGTCCAAGGGGCGTGCGCTGCAGGCGCTCGATACGCTCGCGGGCCACCAACGCGTTGCGGTGGATACGCACGAAGCGGTCGCCGAATTCATCCTCAAGCGCCTTGAGCGGCTCATCGAGCAACACTTCGCCAGCTTCATGTCGCAGGGTCACGTACTTGTGATCGGCAATGAAGTACACCACCTGATCCAGAGGGATCAACTCTATGCCTTTGCGCGTGCGGGCACTGATATGGCTGCGCGGCCCGTGACCGCTTTGGGCGGCAGGCTGGGTCAAGGCGGCGAGCTGGGCGCGATTGGGGCGCTCGGCTTTTTTCAAGGCTTTGAGCAAGGCTTCGGCGGTCACGGGCTTGGCCACAAAACTGACGCCACTGGCGTCCAGCGTCTGTTCGGCAAACTCTTCTTGAGCGGCGCACAGCACCACCGCAGGTGGCGATTCGCGCTCACTCAGGCGGGCGGCAACTTGCAGACCATCGAGGCCCGGCATGCGGATATCGAGCAACACCACATCCGGCTTGAGACTGTCGATCAACGTCAACGCCTCCTCACCCGTGGTGGCGCTCGGTTCAAGGACTGTATAACCCTCGAGTTCGCTGACCAAACGGCTCAGTCGCTCGCGGGCTTGGGGTTCGTCATCAACGATCAGGACATTCATATTGCGCTGGATTCCTGCGTGAGTCTCGCACAAGGATAGCGTAGACAGGTGCGGTGACTTGCGTCACAGCGATCCACGCTAAGACTAGCGCGAGCGGCAAAAAGTGCCCTGACAGCGGCACCCAAATTTACCCGGACCTGTTCAATAGCGCCCAAGACCTGCTGCCGTCGGGCATCGTCATAGGGTTTGCTGATACACAATCCGAATACCCCCCTTTTAAATGGATAGTCAGGTTCTGACCGCAGGACCCGACTTTGGTGCATTCACACACTATCAGTCCAACTGTAGACGCTCACTGCGACGATATTGCTCAATCGTCAAATATCGTTTCAATAAGAACCTCGCTCCAGTCTCGTCCCGGACGCGATCAACGGCAAGGCACTTAGCCATCCTTTGCACAAATAAAAATGCCGCCCACCCGCAACACCGCCTCTGCGGGCAACCCTGTTATTATCGCGGGCAGACTTCCATGCCTCTTTTATTAAGCAGACCACGAGCGAATCCATGAGCACCGACAAGACCAACCAGTCCTGGGGCGGCCGCTTCAGTGAACCCGTCGACGCCTTCGTCGCCCGCTTCACCGCCTCCGTCACCTTCGACCAGCGCCTGTATCGCCACGACATCATGGGCTCGATCGCCCACGCGAAGATGCTGGCCAAGGTCGGCGTGCTGACCGACGCCGAGCGCGACAGCATCATCGACGGCCTGACCACCATCCGTGGTGAGATCGAAGCCGGTACGTTCGACTGGCGCGTCGACCTGGAAGACGTGCACATGAATATCGAGGCTCGCCTCACCGACCGTATCGGTGTGACCGGCAAAAAACTGCACACCGGTCGTAGCCGTAACGACCAGGTGGCTACCGATATCCGCCTGTGGCTGCGGGATGAAATCGACCTGATCCTCGCCGAAATCACCCGGTTGCAAAAAGGCCTGTTGGAGCAGGCAGAGCGCGAGTCGGACACCATCATGCCCGGCTTCACGCACCTGCAGACCGCGCAGCCGGTCACCTTCGGCCATCATTTGTTGGCCTGGTTCGAAATGCTCAGCCGCGACTACGAGCGCCTGGTCGATTGCCGCAAGCGCGCCAACCGCATGCCGTTGGGCAGCGCTGCGCTGGCCGGCACCACCTACCCGATCGACCGTGAGTACACCGCTCAACTGCTGGGCTTCGACGCTGTGGGCGGCAACTCCCTGGATGGCGTGTCGGACCGTGACTTCGCCATCGAATTCTGCGCCGCCGCCAGCATTGCGATGATGCACTTGTCGCGCTTCTCCGAAGAGCTGGTGCTGTGGACCAGCGCGCAATTCCAATTCATCGACCTGCCGGACCGCTTCTGCACCGGCAGCTCAATCATGCCGCAAAAGAAAAACCCCGACGTGCCGGAACTGGTACGCGGCAAGAGCGGCCGTGTATTCGGCGCGCTGATGGGCCTGCTGACCCTGATGAAAGGCCAGCCGCTGGCCTACAACAAGGACAACCAGGAAGACAAGGAGCCGCTGTTCGACGCCGCCGACACGCTGCGCGACTCGCTGCGCGCCTTTGCCGACATGATCCCGGCGATCAAGCCCAAGCACGCCATCATGCGCGAAGCGGCGCTGCGCGGTTTCTCCACGGCGACCGACCTGGCGGACTACCTGGTACGCCGTGGCCTGCCATTCCGTGACTGCCACGAAATCGTCGGCCATGCCGTGAAATACGGCGTGGACACCGGCAAGGACCTGGCGGAAATGAGCCTGGAAGAGCTGCGCCAGTTCAGCGACCAGATCGAGCAGGACGTGTTCGCCGTGCTGACCCTGGAAGGCTCGGTAAACGCCCGTAACCACATGGGCGGCACTGCGCCGGCGCAGGTGAAGGCAGCCGTAGTGCGCGGCCAGGCCTTGCTCGCCAGCCGCTGAAAAATGTGGGAGGGGCAACGCCCCTCCCACACTTGATCACTTTTTGGCAGCCACCATTGCCATGAACCCAGGCATCGCCGCCTGCCTGTCCGCCTCCACCTTGCGCGCGTTAGGCATGTCATTCAGACGCCCCAACAGCGCCTTCGCCTCCGGCAATTCAGCCAACAAGTCCAACCCGAACAGCTTCTCGCCTACGCCACAGGCCAGGTTCAAGCTGTACATGAAATACAGATCCGCAAGGGTAAAGCTTTCTCCCGCCACAAACGGCGCGAACTTGCCATGCCGACCTAGCGCACCGATCCCCAGCAACAACTCTGTCTTGGATTTTTCCTTGATCGCCTCCGGCACCGGCATGCCAAAAAATGCCTCGCCGAAACACGCCCGCGCAGGCAACTCGATGTACAGCTCGATTTCCCTGCACAAGGCCAGCACCTGAGCTCGCTGGAACGGCTCGGCCGGAAGCAGAGCAGGCCCTTCCTGGGTCTGTTCGATGTACTCGAGGATCACGCTGGTTTCGTTGATAAAGCCCTGTTTCACGCCCAGCGCCGGCACTTTGCCACGAGGGCTTATTGCCAAGGCTTCTGGCGTTTGCGCGGCATAAAACGGCACCTCTTCGAACGACAGCCCTTTCTCCAGCAGCGCCAGTTTCACCATGTTGTAGTAATTGCTGACCGAAAATCCGTAAAGCTTGAGCATCGCAAAGCCTCCAGGCCGTGTGCGGGGTTGGCTGCAAGCTTTATAGATCCTCAAGCCTCGCCTGACCAGCAGCATCACCCGCCTGAATGGGGTTAAACTGGCGCACTTTCCTTGAGGAGCCTGCCATGAGCGAGCCGACCGATATCGATAACGACGAAGAAGAATTCACCGAAAACACACTGATCGAAGCAATAGAAAACCAGATCGAAAGCGACAACCCACCCGCTGCCAAAGCCACCTTCAACAAATTGACGTTGGTGGGTTACGAGCGCGAAGAGATATTGAATCTGATGGCACACGTGCTGGCGTTCGAGATCGATGCAATGCTGGACGAAGACCGCGCCTTCAATACCCAATGGTATGAAACGGCGCTCCGGGCACTGCCTGAGCTACCGCCTGAAAAGGAATAATCCCCGCATGCAGCAACACGCTGGACAGTTCGGCAAAGTGCGTTCACCTTATGGCCTGCTAGCCTCTAATAAATTTTAGAAAGTCTGGAGTCCTTATGTCGTATACCCCTGAGTTGGTTGCCGAACTGGAAATCCTTGTACTCTTCCCCTTGGACAGCACCAAGGAAGGTCTGAAAGTCCACCAGACCGCCGCGCCCACCGCCATTGCCGCCGCCAAACGCCTTCACGCCAAAGGGTTGATCGACCAGCCGGACGGCGGTTACCTCACAAGCCTCGGCCGCGACGCTGCTGAGCAGGCCCAAACCCTGCTGACCATTCTGACCACCGCCAGCACCAAAGAAGCCGCCTGATACCGGATACCGCCCATGGAGTCCGCCCACTGCGGATTCCGAGGGCGTTGCCGTGCACAGCACGAAATTCTGACGTCAAAAACCATTTCCCTCTAAACCTCCTACGCTACTGACTGTAAACTCCTACATGGCCGCCCACGTCGGGCCCTGCGAGCCACCGAGTTCGACATGACCCGCACCCATGAAATCCGCCCCGACCTGGACGAAGGCATCGACCGCAAGGTGCTCGCCCAATTGCGCGCGCGGTTCATGGCCCTCAATGAAGGCCGCATGGCCCGTGCCATCGAAGGCCTGACGCCGCGCCAGCAAAGCGTGCTGACCCTGCTGCCGCTGTTTTTCCACGTCAACCACCCGCTGTTGCCAGGCTATGTGTCCGGCAGCACGCCGGCCGGGCTGTCAAACTTCGAGCCCGACGCCCAAGCCCTCACCGAAGCCCAGCGCCTGACTCGCTCGTTCTCTTACAAACCGCGACCAGTCAATCAGCCCAAACCGATCCATGGCCTGTTCTTGATGGGCAGCCTCGGCACCCTGGCCCAGGCTGACCAAAGCGACATGGACGTGTGGGTGTGCCACGCGCCCGAGCTGGGTGAGGGCGAACAGGCCGAATTGCGCAAAAAATGCCAGTTGCTGGAAGCTTGGGCCCTGAGCATGGGTGCCGAGGCGCACTTCTTCCTGATCGAGCCGACACGCTTTGTGCTGGGCGAACGCGATACCCAACTGAGCTCCGACGACTGCGGTACCACCCAGCATTACCTGCTGCTGGATGAGTTTTACCGCACGGCCATCTGGCTGGCGGGTCGCACGCCGATCTGGTGGCTGGTGCCGGTGTATGAAGAAACCCGTTACGCCGAATTTACCCACACATTGATCTCCAAGCGCTTTATCCGCGCCGATGAAACCCTCGACCTCGGCCACCTGGCACGTATCCCCCCAGGGGAGTTCATTGGCGCCGGGCTGTGGCAACTGTTCAAGGGCATCGAATCGCCCTACAAGTCAGTGCTCAAACTGCTGCTCACCGAGGTCTACGCCAGCGAACACCCGAACGTGCAGTGCCTGAGCCTGCGCTTCAAGCAGGCGGTGTTCGCCAACCAGATGGACTTGGATGAGCTGGACCCGTACATCGTGGTGTACCGCCGTATCGAGGAATACCTTAACGCCCGCAACGAGCCGGAACGCCTGGAGTTGGTGCGGCGCGCGCTCTACCTGAAGGTCAATCGAAAGCTCACCGCGGGCCAGCGCACGGCCAGCTGGCAGCGCCTGTTACTGGAGCGACTTGCCCACGAATGGGGCTGGGACCAGCGCCAACTGGCGTTGCTGGACAGCCGCAGCCAATGGAAAGTACGCCAGGTGGCCGCCGAGCGCCGGGCGCTGGTGAACGAATTGAATTACAGCTATCGGTTCCTGACCCAGTTCGCCCGTACCGAACAGACCGTCAGCCTGATCAACAAACGCGACCTCAATGTGCTGGGCCGACGCCTGTATGCGGCGTTTGAACGCAAGGCCGGCAAGGTCGAGTTCATCAACCCCGGCATCGCCCCGGACCTGGCCGAAGACACCCTGACCCTGGTGCAATCGCCCAACCGCAAAGAACCCGGCCAGTATCACTGGGGCCTGTACAACGGTAACCTCACTGCCCTGGAATGGGAGCACTTCGCGCCGATCAAGCGCAGCCGCGACCTGCTGGAAATGCTCACTTGGTGCCATCGCAACGGCGTGATCGACAGCAGCACGCGTTTGGCGCTGCACCCCGGCACCAGTGACATGACCGAATTCGAGCTGTTCAACCTGCTGGGTAGCCTGCAACAAACCATTGCGTTGCCCCTGACCACCGTCGATGAGGTCAGCCTCCTGCGCTCGGCCGTGCCTGAAGAGGTGCTGCTGCTGATCAACGTCGGCGTCGATCCGCTCAAGCATCACCGTGACCTCAACATCCTGATGACCACCGAGCGCACTGACTCCCTGAGTTATGCAGGCGTGCGCGATAACCTGGTGCTCACGCTGGACCAGGTCACGCTCAACAGCTGGAACGAAGTAATGGTGAGCCGTTACGACGGCCCGCACGCGTTGCTCGATTGCCTGCGCGACTACCTCAACCAACTGCCGCCAACGCACCTGCCGCGCCTGCGGGTGCGCTGCTTCTGCCACAACCGTGCGCAGTTCATTGCCCAGCGTGTGGAAGATATTTTCGATACCGCACAGAACCTGCTGCTGGGCCAGTCCAACCACCGTTATTTGCTGCAGGTGCAACAGCACTATCACGTAATGGAGTTAACGCCGCGCCAGGCGACCCATGTGTCACTGCCGACCCAGGACGCCTTGATCGCCTACCTCAGCGAAGAGCTGGCCAGCTACAGCCCGCTGCACCTGGACGCCATGGCCCTGGAGGACCATGACCTGGCACTGCTGCTGCCCATGGGCAAGGCCGATTGCGTGCAGGTGTTCTACCGCGTCCATGAGGATTTTGCGCAGTTGTATGTGCTGGATGAGTTCAACGCGCTCTGGCAGCAGCGCTTGCCGTTTCATGACGAGCAAAGCCTGTTGGCGCCGCTGCAGCGCTTCCTTCAGTCGATCATCTACCGTCGGGAAGCGCTGTCGACACTGGACCCCCAACAGCCGACAAGCGCGGTGCAGACCCTGTTTTACCAACTGTTGCCGTCCGGCAACAATCGCGCGCGCATCATCGAGCCTCGGCCGGCGCCACAAAACCCGGCGAACAAACCCTTCTACGACGTGCAGGCAATTATCGGCAAAGCAGCACCGGGCCAGGTGGGCATTACCCTGTACTGCAATCAGCGGGAGTATTGCGAACTGGAGTTTGGCGACCAGCTGTTTGCGGTGGTCGCCCAGGAGATCATCGGGCAGCGCCGGGAAACCGAGCGCTACCGCTGCTACATCACTGATTTGGACCTGTCGGGCCTGCTGGGAGACGTGCAAAGTCCGAGCAACCTGTACCTGCGCTACAAAGCCGAGTTGGA encodes the following:
- a CDS encoding heme biosynthesis protein HemY, with the translated sequence MKRFYVILVLTIAIALALAVGISKHTGYVLITYPHVLHYESSLWATLVAVCAIGLAIYLIRVLLSLVTTSGGVINPWSRRNRSRRVQIAIEQGQMDLAEGRWASAERHLHRAAEAERQPLLYYLGAARAANEQGRYEESDGLLERALERQPQAELAVALSHAQLQLDRGDTDGALTTLQAMHERHPHNAQLLRQLQRLHQQRGDWSAVIRLLPELRKDKVLPAGELAELERRAWGENLTLAAQREEQGEAGLQSLERAWQQLTSAQRQEPQLVLAYAEQLRQLCADAKAEEVLRGALKRGYDSHLIRLYGLLRGGDPARQLKFAEGWLKDHPGDASLLLTLGRLCLQNSLWGKARDYLESSLQVQRNPEACAELARLLAQLGDTERSNQLFQEGLGLLDNRLLASPLPVPARV
- a CDS encoding class I adenylate cyclase encodes the protein MTRTHEIRPDLDEGIDRKVLAQLRARFMALNEGRMARAIEGLTPRQQSVLTLLPLFFHVNHPLLPGYVSGSTPAGLSNFEPDAQALTEAQRLTRSFSYKPRPVNQPKPIHGLFLMGSLGTLAQADQSDMDVWVCHAPELGEGEQAELRKKCQLLEAWALSMGAEAHFFLIEPTRFVLGERDTQLSSDDCGTTQHYLLLDEFYRTAIWLAGRTPIWWLVPVYEETRYAEFTHTLISKRFIRADETLDLGHLARIPPGEFIGAGLWQLFKGIESPYKSVLKLLLTEVYASEHPNVQCLSLRFKQAVFANQMDLDELDPYIVVYRRIEEYLNARNEPERLELVRRALYLKVNRKLTAGQRTASWQRLLLERLAHEWGWDQRQLALLDSRSQWKVRQVAAERRALVNELNYSYRFLTQFARTEQTVSLINKRDLNVLGRRLYAAFERKAGKVEFINPGIAPDLAEDTLTLVQSPNRKEPGQYHWGLYNGNLTALEWEHFAPIKRSRDLLEMLTWCHRNGVIDSSTRLALHPGTSDMTEFELFNLLGSLQQTIALPLTTVDEVSLLRSAVPEEVLLLINVGVDPLKHHRDLNILMTTERTDSLSYAGVRDNLVLTLDQVTLNSWNEVMVSRYDGPHALLDCLRDYLNQLPPTHLPRLRVRCFCHNRAQFIAQRVEDIFDTAQNLLLGQSNHRYLLQVQQHYHVMELTPRQATHVSLPTQDALIAYLSEELASYSPLHLDAMALEDHDLALLLPMGKADCVQVFYRVHEDFAQLYVLDEFNALWQQRLPFHDEQSLLAPLQRFLQSIIYRREALSTLDPQQPTSAVQTLFYQLLPSGNNRARIIEPRPAPQNPANKPFYDVQAIIGKAAPGQVGITLYCNQREYCELEFGDQLFAVVAQEIIGQRRETERYRCYITDLDLSGLLGDVQSPSNLYLRYKAELELSLNEALNQV
- a CDS encoding uroporphyrinogen-III C-methyltransferase, with amino-acid sequence MSETALPKDEAQPALDAPVESTVPAPRRGNGLAIVALLLGAAGVAVGGWGVWQVRALQASSQQQLGQVQTLDDQAQSLKQSQQQLAARLAQLPAADELEERRRLVAQLQGDQQRLSQRLETVLGASRQDWRLAEAEHLIRLASLRLSALQDINSAQALVQGADEILREQSDPGSYAAREQLAKSLAALRSTEQPDRTGLYLQLAALRDQVVQLAAIAPEYQMTEPASQELSSADTDNRWSQWWQQISRYFRIDFNPDDNIRPLLAGQGLNQVRLALSLALEQAQWAALNGESAVYSRSLGEARSVLQDNFNQDNPQSKAMLARVAELEPKAVSVVTPDLAASLAAVQAYLERRHLSADEAKAAAKPAATSAKQE
- a CDS encoding LytTR family DNA-binding domain-containing protein, whose product is MNVLIVDDEPQARERLSRLVSELEGYTVLEPSATTGEEALTLIDSLKPDVVLLDIRMPGLDGLQVAARLSERESPPAVVLCAAQEEFAEQTLDASGVSFVAKPVTAEALLKALKKAERPNRAQLAALTQPAAQSGHGPRSHISARTRKGIELIPLDQVVYFIADHKYVTLRHEAGEVLLDEPLKALEDEFGDRFVRIHRNALVARERIERLQRTPLGHFQLFLKGLNGDALIVSRRHVAGVRKMMQQL
- the argH gene encoding argininosuccinate lyase, producing the protein MSTDKTNQSWGGRFSEPVDAFVARFTASVTFDQRLYRHDIMGSIAHAKMLAKVGVLTDAERDSIIDGLTTIRGEIEAGTFDWRVDLEDVHMNIEARLTDRIGVTGKKLHTGRSRNDQVATDIRLWLRDEIDLILAEITRLQKGLLEQAERESDTIMPGFTHLQTAQPVTFGHHLLAWFEMLSRDYERLVDCRKRANRMPLGSAALAGTTYPIDREYTAQLLGFDAVGGNSLDGVSDRDFAIEFCAAASIAMMHLSRFSEELVLWTSAQFQFIDLPDRFCTGSSIMPQKKNPDVPELVRGKSGRVFGALMGLLTLMKGQPLAYNKDNQEDKEPLFDAADTLRDSLRAFADMIPAIKPKHAIMREAALRGFSTATDLADYLVRRGLPFRDCHEIVGHAVKYGVDTGKDLAEMSLEELRQFSDQIEQDVFAVLTLEGSVNARNHMGGTAPAQVKAAVVRGQALLASR
- a CDS encoding uroporphyrinogen-III synthase; this translates as MTDWRVLLTRPAEESMALAASLSDAGIFSSSLPLLDIEPLPVTPEQQAVFQDLGRYCAVIVVSKPAARLALKQLTQRWPTLPWFSVGAATAQVLTDHAIHVHYPQTGDDSEALLELPALREAIACPDAHVLILRGEGGRELLAERLRERGASVDYLELYRRFLPTYDAGVLVQRIQLERLNGLVVSSGQGFLHLQTLAGTDWPRVAQLPLFVPSPRVAEMARAAGAEKVVDCRGASAAALLVALRGTAL
- a CDS encoding TIGR02647 family protein, which codes for MSYTPELVAELEILVLFPLDSTKEGLKVHQTAAPTAIAAAKRLHAKGLIDQPDGGYLTSLGRDAAEQAQTLLTILTTASTKEAA
- a CDS encoding glutathione S-transferase family protein codes for the protein MLKLYGFSVSNYYNMVKLALLEKGLSFEEVPFYAAQTPEALAISPRGKVPALGVKQGFINETSVILEYIEQTQEGPALLPAEPFQRAQVLALCREIELYIELPARACFGEAFFGMPVPEAIKEKSKTELLLGIGALGRHGKFAPFVAGESFTLADLYFMYSLNLACGVGEKLFGLDLLAELPEAKALLGRLNDMPNARKVEADRQAAMPGFMAMVAAKK
- the hemC gene encoding hydroxymethylbilane synthase — its product is MSSREIRIATRKSALALWQAEYVKARLEQAHPGLKVSLVPMVSRGDKLLDSPLSKIGGKGLFVKELETALLENEADIAVHSMKDVPMDFPEGLGLFCICEREDPRDAFVSNTYKSLDELPLGSIVGTSSLRRQAQLLTRRPDLQIRFLRGNVNTRLAKLDAGEYDAIILAAAGLIRLGFEDRITSAISVEDSLPAGGQGAVGIECRTADSEIHALLKPLDHHDTEVRVTAERALNKHLNGGCQVPIACYAVLEGENLWLRGLVGDPDGGTLLTAHARGPQRDAAALGVQVAEALLDKGAGAILQKVYGEAGPQ